A genome region from Deltaproteobacteria bacterium includes the following:
- a CDS encoding type II toxin-antitoxin system prevent-host-death family antitoxin, producing the protein MISIGTAELKNNLSKYLKRVRRGEIVLVRDRNHVIAKLTPASNTDRLGTEDARIVELENAGVLRPPLKVLSSKWLKQISSLELNLVDAVLAERDESEQ; encoded by the coding sequence ATGATTTCAATTGGTACCGCCGAGCTTAAAAACAATCTTAGCAAATACTTAAAACGTGTGCGGCGCGGTGAAATCGTATTAGTGCGTGATCGAAATCATGTAATAGCAAAGCTAACACCGGCATCTAATACTGATCGTTTGGGCACTGAAGATGCAAGAATTGTAGAACTAGAAAATGCAGGGGTTTTACGCCCTCCCTTAAAAGTGCTGTCATCCAAATGGCTTAAACAAATATCATCATTGGAGTTAAATCTTGTAGATGCGGTGTTAGCAGAACGTGATGAGAGTGAACAGTGA
- a CDS encoding type II toxin-antitoxin system VapC family toxin — protein sequence MRFWDTSALVPLLIKEKFTIKTKSWLHEDAAIVVWTLTPIEIISALQRRYREGIVDMQQLMHVTKRADELIASCRMVIDVEKVKPLAVRLLCTHSLKAADALQLAAALVWAGEPTGRVFHTFDKRLADAAFSEGFVTNQ from the coding sequence GTGAGGTTTTGGGATACATCAGCATTGGTTCCTTTGTTAATAAAAGAAAAATTTACGATTAAAACAAAATCATGGTTGCATGAAGATGCAGCTATTGTTGTTTGGACTTTAACCCCAATAGAAATTATCTCGGCCTTGCAGCGGCGATATCGCGAAGGTATTGTTGATATGCAACAATTAATGCATGTAACTAAACGAGCCGATGAACTCATAGCTTCATGTCGTATGGTAATTGATGTTGAAAAAGTTAAACCTTTAGCCGTACGGTTATTATGTACGCACAGCTTAAAAGCGGCTGATGCCTTACAGTTAGCAGCTGCTTTAGTATGGGCTGGTGAACCAACTGGTCGAGTTTTTCATACTTTTGATAAACGATTAGCTGATGCAGCTTTCAGTGAGGGATTTGTTACTAACCAATAA